From the Malus domestica chromosome 17, GDT2T_hap1 genome, one window contains:
- the LOC103404454 gene encoding NAC domain-containing protein 100, which yields MENTSGFIMEDEQMELPPGFRFHPTDEELISHYLSPKVLDNFFCARAIGEVDLNKCEPWDLPWKAKMGEREWYFFCVKDRKYPTGLRTNRATEAGYWKATGKDKEIYKAKTLVGMKKTLVFYEGRAPKGVKTNWVMHEYRLEGESSAHNLPKTTKNEWVICRIFQKSSGGKKTHISGLLRPSPFGNELRSCLLPPLMDSPAYNSDARTTTTACETSHVSCFSDPAEDQKTEDDIMDSFNNSNNHHHHNNIHFASSSCSNPSAHLNTFYSNQITPNIGLLQHQNSVLMLDQSLSRMLVENQAPNLRRSAKIEFSPDTGLSIDASSVVSNREMVQDDPSYSSAPIELDGLWYY from the exons atggaaaataCTTCTGGGTTTATTATGGAAGATGAGCAGATGGAACTTCCTCCGGGATTCCGATTTCATCCGACGGATGAAGAGCTCATAAGTCACTACCTGTCCCCCAAAGTTCTTGACAACTTCTTCTGTGCAAGAGCAATTGGCGAGGTGGATTTGAACAAGTGTGAGCCTTGGGATTTGCCTT GGAAGGCAAAAATGGGAGAAAGGGAATGGTACTTCTTCTGTGTGAAAGACAGAAAATACCCAACTGGTCTGAGAACAAACCGGGCAACGGAGGCCGGGTACTGGAAAGCCACAGGCAAAGATAAGGAGATTTACAAGGCCAAAACCCTGGTTGGAATGAAGAAAACTCTGGTTTTCTACGAAGGAAGAGCCCCAAAAGGTGTGAAGACTAATTGGGTCATGCATGAATACAGATTGGAGGGCGAAAGCTCTGCCCATAATCTCCCCAAAACTACGAAG AATGAGTGGGTGATTTGCAGAATTTTCCAAAAGAGTAGTGGTGGGAAGAAGACTCATATTTCAGGGTTGCTGCGGCCGAGCCCCTTCGGGAACGAATTGCGCTCTTGTTTACTCCCGCCATTAATGGATTCTCCAGCCTACAACAGCGACGCTAGAACAACAACCACCGCCTGCGAAACCTCTCACGTGTCCTGCTTTTCTGATCCAGCGGAGGATCAGAAGACTGAGGACGACATTATGGACAGCTTCAACAACAGcaacaaccaccaccaccacaacaacATTCATTTCGCTTCTTCATCGTGTTCTAATCCCTCTGCTCATTTGAACACTTTTTATTCCAACCAAATCACACCAAACATTGGACTATTGCAGCACCAAAACTCAGTTTTGATGCTGGACCAGTCCTTATCGCGGATGTTAGTTGAAAACCAAGCGCCAAACTTGAGGCGTAGTGCGAAAATAGAGTTCTCACCGGACACAGGGCTGAGCATTGATGCTTCCTCAGTGGTTTCAAACAGGGAAATGGTACAGGACGATCCATCGTACTCGTCCGCTCCGATAGAACTCGATGGCCTCTGGTATTATTGA